The following are encoded together in the Candidatus Glassbacteria bacterium genome:
- the sixA gene encoding phosphohistidine phosphatase SixA — protein sequence MKVYLVRHGRAVSPQADAAKPLSDEGRSEIEHVARTLKNMNISVSAVYHSGKLRAEESAMILAAALEAGSAKQTSGLAPNDEPEESLGLIEASEGDIMLVAHLPLLDRLLRVLVNPEKDEGLPEFGAGTMVAVEQVGDSWQIFRALGPHMIW from the coding sequence ATGAAAGTTTATCTCGTCAGACACGGCCGGGCAGTGTCCCCGCAAGCTGATGCAGCCAAGCCCCTCAGCGATGAGGGCCGCAGTGAAATCGAACATGTCGCCCGTACGCTGAAAAATATGAACATCTCCGTATCCGCTGTTTACCACAGCGGGAAACTGAGGGCCGAGGAAAGCGCGATGATCCTGGCAGCCGCCCTGGAAGCGGGCAGCGCCAAACAGACATCGGGGCTGGCGCCAAACGACGAGCCGGAGGAATCGCTGGGGCTGATCGAGGCCAGCGAAGGGGATATCATGCTGGTGGCCCACCTTCCCCTGCTTGACCGTCTCCTGCGCGTACTGGTCAACCCGGAGAAGGACGAGGGGCTGCCGGAGTTCGGGGCCGGGACCATGGTGGCCGTGGAGCAGGTCGGCGACAGCTGGCAGATTTTCCGCGCCCTGGGTCCGCACATGATCTGGTAA
- a CDS encoding GNAT family N-acetyltransferase — protein sequence MKLIRKADPRDVQKIALGADEYVDRLYGCFRFDNSRADGFQPERELELIMRGGVFHKVTVPEELKIPLEAGKAVNNDSFYIEPIGANLDSMMLLTMRAGWNQVEQDLQRIVDLDPQGNFVASFRTADHDIPVSTASVAPVGSRNTWIGMILVHPELRRQGIANAMMQHCVNYAIEQGKVINGLDATPMGNTVYGAVGYTDSFRIWRSWFDPSQFNQSSFDQTRISRVSAADLDELIRYDSTRWLARENIIRALFTDSAEEAYLSRNGNGEIEGYLFARPGRLRYFIGPFVADDDPTARGLLTCVCHSLSARGITESFIDTPESKFNHPGVYDKSVFDQQQKPSDHKLIAKLTPVRDFTRMYQAVDERKAENLVGEFIDKEKLDPENRRVVEFSQAMYDSVANYTETMGFMEYEEKVLQHYHWGTTGPEKG from the coding sequence GTGAAACTGATCCGGAAAGCGGACCCGCGCGATGTCCAGAAGATCGCGCTGGGAGCCGACGAGTATGTCGACAGGCTCTACGGCTGTTTCAGATTTGACAACTCCCGGGCCGACGGATTCCAGCCAGAGCGCGAACTGGAGCTGATCATGCGCGGAGGAGTCTTTCACAAAGTCACTGTCCCGGAGGAGTTGAAAATTCCTCTCGAGGCCGGCAAAGCGGTCAACAACGACAGCTTCTACATCGAACCAATCGGCGCCAACCTGGATTCGATGATGCTGCTAACCATGCGCGCGGGCTGGAACCAGGTGGAACAGGACCTGCAGCGGATTGTGGACCTGGACCCGCAGGGCAATTTCGTGGCGAGTTTCCGCACTGCCGACCACGATATCCCGGTCAGCACGGCCAGTGTCGCCCCTGTCGGCAGCCGCAACACTTGGATCGGCATGATCCTGGTCCACCCCGAGCTGCGCCGCCAAGGTATCGCCAACGCGATGATGCAGCACTGTGTCAACTACGCTATCGAGCAGGGGAAAGTAATCAACGGGCTGGACGCCACTCCGATGGGCAATACGGTCTACGGCGCTGTGGGTTATACGGACAGCTTCAGGATCTGGCGCTCGTGGTTCGACCCCTCGCAGTTCAACCAGAGTTCGTTCGACCAGACCCGGATCAGTCGTGTCAGCGCCGCTGATCTCGACGAGCTGATCCGCTACGACAGCACCCGCTGGCTGGCACGCGAGAATATTATCCGCGCCCTGTTCACCGACAGCGCCGAGGAAGCCTACCTCTCGCGCAACGGAAACGGCGAGATCGAGGGCTATCTGTTCGCCCGTCCGGGTCGGCTGCGCTACTTTATCGGCCCGTTCGTAGCCGACGACGATCCCACCGCGCGCGGCCTGCTGACCTGCGTCTGCCACAGCCTTTCCGCCCGGGGAATCACTGAATCCTTTATCGACACACCCGAAAGCAAGTTCAATCACCCAGGCGTCTACGACAAAAGCGTTTTCGACCAGCAGCAGAAACCCTCGGACCATAAACTTATCGCCAAGCTGACCCCCGTGCGCGATTTTACCCGTATGTACCAGGCTGTCGATGAACGCAAGGCCGAGAATCTGGTCGGGGAATTCATCGATAAGGAAAAACTCGACCCGGAAAACCGCCGCGTGGTTGAGTTCAGCCAGGCGATGTACGATTCGGTGGCCAATTACACCGAAACGATGGGGTTCATGGAGTACGAGGAGAAGGTCCTTCAGCATTACCACTGGGGAACCACAGGGCCGGAAAAAGGATAA
- a CDS encoding Gfo/Idh/MocA family oxidoreductase has product MPDQQKTMDRRKFLATSANAAIIAPMVMGRGPFRFAPSGKAKKYCLVGTGTRGINMWGRRLVQNYGDIVEFVGLCDRNPGRLANAKRHMGIDVPVYLDTGFDKMIRETKPDTVIVTTTDCFHAKYICRAMELGCDVITEKPMATDEQMCQEIVDTEKRTGKHVRVTFNYRYNPEAEKIKEILNSGELGIVTSVDYNYFLNTSHGASYFRRWHGFKQYGGSLWVHKATHHFDLLNWWLGAEPMEVTAQGDLRKYGWNSPFRGKNCRTCPHQQKCDFYWDITRSEEAMRLYVDNEKYDGYIRDACLFREEINIWDTMSANIRYHNDILLTYSLNCFMPYEGYQVGFNCTNGRLDVRVYHSQPWEQKALSDFRISPLFSESRAFSLSETEEHTAGKGGHWGADDKMQNMIFRGTDDPMEQTAGTRAGAMSIIVGIAARRSIEWERTVQVDELVKY; this is encoded by the coding sequence ATGCCGGACCAGCAGAAAACAATGGATCGCCGTAAATTTCTCGCCACCTCGGCCAACGCCGCAATTATCGCCCCGATGGTAATGGGCCGCGGTCCGTTCCGTTTCGCACCGAGCGGGAAGGCAAAAAAATACTGCCTGGTGGGCACGGGAACCCGCGGAATCAACATGTGGGGCCGTCGCCTGGTGCAGAACTATGGCGATATCGTGGAGTTTGTCGGCCTGTGCGACCGCAATCCCGGCCGTCTTGCAAACGCTAAGCGCCACATGGGAATCGATGTCCCGGTGTATCTGGATACCGGGTTCGACAAGATGATCCGCGAGACAAAACCCGACACGGTGATTGTGACCACTACCGACTGTTTCCACGCCAAGTATATCTGCCGTGCGATGGAACTGGGCTGCGACGTGATCACCGAGAAGCCGATGGCCACGGACGAGCAGATGTGCCAGGAGATTGTCGATACAGAAAAGCGCACCGGCAAGCACGTGCGGGTGACGTTCAACTACCGCTACAATCCCGAGGCCGAGAAAATCAAGGAAATACTCAACTCCGGTGAACTGGGGATCGTAACCTCAGTCGACTATAATTATTTCCTCAACACATCCCACGGAGCCTCGTATTTCCGTCGCTGGCACGGGTTCAAGCAGTACGGCGGCTCGCTGTGGGTGCATAAGGCAACTCACCATTTCGATCTGCTGAACTGGTGGCTGGGCGCCGAGCCGATGGAGGTCACCGCCCAGGGCGACCTCCGCAAGTACGGCTGGAACAGCCCGTTCCGTGGCAAAAACTGCCGGACATGCCCGCACCAGCAGAAATGTGATTTCTACTGGGATATTACCAGAAGCGAAGAAGCGATGCGGCTTTATGTGGATAACGAGAAATACGACGGGTACATTCGCGACGCCTGCCTGTTCCGCGAAGAAATCAACATCTGGGACACGATGAGCGCCAATATCCGCTACCACAACGATATCCTGCTTACTTACTCGCTCAACTGTTTCATGCCCTACGAGGGTTACCAGGTGGGGTTCAACTGCACCAACGGCCGCCTGGATGTGCGAGTCTACCACAGCCAGCCCTGGGAGCAGAAAGCGCTGTCGGATTTCAGGATCTCTCCTCTGTTCAGCGAAAGCCGCGCGTTTTCGCTCAGCGAGACCGAGGAACACACGGCGGGCAAGGGCGGCCACTGGGGCGCCGACGACAAGATGCAGAACATGATTTTCCGCGGCACCGACGACCCGATGGAGCAGACAGCCGGGACGCGCGCCGGAGCGATGAGTATCATCGTAGGGATCGCCGCCCGCCGCAGTATCGAGTGGGAACGCACCGTGCAGGTGGATGAGCTGGTGAAGTATTAA
- a CDS encoding PDZ domain-containing protein produces the protein MSGILRNDVMGRLAAAIIVLVISVPAAFAQDGGLSGAMQAAMSLNAAFQETASKVTPSVVSISSSRPRRRAESGRDRVINMGSGVIVTGDGYLLTNNHVITRAEDIQIMLLDGRTYEAEVVGTDHTTDLAVLKVKDLEPGTRLPAISFGDSDSCNIGAWVLAIGNPMELGISVTAGIISAKSRKIDILSGDPQNIQGNVDQSIESFIQTDAVINPGNSGGALVSLQGDLIGINTALASKTGLYQGYGFAIPVNLARRVMEDLIAYGRVIRPVLGVVIQGLDPVRARALGLKNPQGVLIEDFSPSSGSPAELGGVRRGDVILEVEGQLIRFSHQLQETIAKYRPGDEIEVTVFRDGNRLLRRVRLGSKEISGSSRAIAAAAKPQVKRTPTLGLQLRELNEHDFDVLEIQNRRGVFVERVSEGGLAAMRGIRAGDVLLSIDRTPVNSVQEVQDLLEDIEPGSASLFMVLRDGTTHFIGIEIP, from the coding sequence ATGAGCGGAATCTTACGGAATGATGTCATGGGGCGGTTAGCCGCGGCTATTATAGTGCTGGTGATCTCCGTTCCGGCCGCTTTCGCCCAGGACGGCGGGTTGTCCGGGGCGATGCAGGCGGCGATGAGCCTCAACGCTGCGTTCCAGGAAACAGCCTCGAAAGTAACTCCCTCGGTGGTCAGTATCTCCAGTTCACGGCCCAGGCGACGGGCGGAGTCGGGCCGCGACAGGGTGATCAACATGGGCAGCGGGGTGATAGTGACCGGCGACGGGTACCTGCTGACCAACAACCACGTGATCACCCGGGCCGAGGATATCCAGATCATGCTGCTGGACGGGCGCACTTACGAGGCGGAGGTGGTGGGCACGGACCATACCACGGACCTGGCTGTGCTGAAAGTGAAGGACCTGGAGCCGGGCACCCGGCTGCCGGCGATCTCGTTCGGCGACAGCGATTCCTGCAATATCGGCGCGTGGGTGCTGGCGATCGGTAACCCGATGGAGCTGGGGATTTCGGTCACCGCCGGGATAATCAGCGCCAAGAGCCGCAAGATTGACATCCTCAGCGGGGACCCGCAGAATATTCAGGGCAACGTGGACCAGTCGATCGAGAGTTTCATCCAGACCGATGCGGTGATCAACCCCGGCAACTCCGGCGGTGCGCTGGTAAGCCTCCAGGGCGACCTGATCGGGATCAACACGGCGCTCGCCAGCAAGACAGGACTGTATCAGGGCTACGGGTTCGCTATTCCGGTCAACCTGGCGCGCAGGGTGATGGAGGACCTGATCGCATACGGCCGGGTGATCAGGCCCGTGCTGGGAGTAGTGATCCAGGGGCTTGACCCTGTGCGGGCGCGCGCCCTGGGGCTGAAGAACCCGCAGGGAGTGCTGATCGAGGATTTCTCGCCCTCCAGTGGTTCCCCGGCCGAACTGGGAGGAGTCCGTCGCGGCGACGTGATCCTGGAGGTCGAGGGGCAGCTAATCCGGTTCAGCCATCAGTTGCAGGAAACAATCGCCAAGTACCGGCCGGGCGATGAGATAGAGGTGACTGTTTTCCGCGACGGCAATCGCCTGTTGCGCCGTGTCCGGCTGGGCAGCAAGGAGATCTCCGGCAGCTCCCGCGCTATCGCGGCAGCGGCAAAACCGCAGGTGAAACGGACCCCCACGCTGGGTCTCCAGCTTCGCGAACTGAACGAACACGACTTCGACGTGCTGGAGATTCAAAACCGGCGGGGAGTGTTTGTCGAGCGGGTCAGCGAGGGAGGCCTGGCCGCAATGCGGGGAATCCGGGCTGGCGATGTGCTGCTTTCTATCGACCGCACGCCGGTGAACAGCGTCCAGGAGGTCCAGGACCTGCTGGAGGATATCGAACCGGGCAGCGCGTCGCTGTTCATGGTTTTGCGCGACGGCACCACTCATTTTATCGGTATCGAAATCCCCTGA
- a CDS encoding DUF481 domain-containing protein has translation MPRLILSTWHNQQGGRGINGRLLKTHAACIGLITLLLAAPPSAGQGTADTSGIRAAAAELYARAKLLGARSDSLKKAADLLKTRADSILLASGLAAPPEPDHWSGSFGLGYTLNRGNSEQTSLVSTFDAERDGDKTRFISHNSVTNTTSEGGEKTNKGAFKNKFELERSEWFFFFAVLDADYNRQAGVNLRLSPGAGVGISAVDSKRLRVDFNFGANPVTEFLRDQPSRTKGHYLASEALALTLNGRTRLTQNVTWKPRFGKTEDYLLNFGITLVSQLTSSFDLKMTLEGRYDSRPPVRTPAVKRQDWMFFTSVSYNFW, from the coding sequence GTGCCCAGGCTAATTTTATCCACATGGCATAATCAGCAGGGAGGAAGGGGAATTAACGGACGATTGCTCAAAACTCACGCAGCCTGCATCGGTTTAATCACTCTGCTGCTCGCCGCGCCCCCCTCAGCCGGACAGGGGACAGCGGATACGAGCGGTATCAGGGCCGCTGCTGCTGAACTCTATGCCCGCGCGAAACTGCTTGGCGCCCGATCGGACTCGCTCAAAAAGGCGGCGGACCTTCTAAAGACCAGGGCGGACAGTATCCTGCTGGCCAGCGGTCTGGCAGCGCCGCCGGAGCCTGACCACTGGAGCGGGAGTTTCGGGCTGGGCTACACCCTCAACCGGGGCAACTCGGAACAGACATCCCTGGTCAGCACGTTCGACGCCGAGCGGGATGGCGACAAGACCCGGTTTATCTCGCACAACTCTGTCACCAATACGACCAGCGAGGGCGGCGAAAAAACCAACAAAGGCGCGTTCAAGAACAAGTTCGAACTGGAACGGAGCGAGTGGTTTTTCTTTTTCGCGGTCCTGGACGCCGACTACAACCGTCAGGCCGGCGTTAACCTGCGGCTGTCCCCTGGAGCCGGAGTCGGTATTTCCGCGGTGGACAGCAAACGGCTGAGAGTGGACTTCAATTTCGGAGCCAACCCGGTGACCGAGTTCCTGCGCGACCAGCCCAGCCGCACCAAGGGCCATTACCTGGCCAGCGAGGCGCTGGCGCTGACGCTCAACGGCCGTACCCGGCTCACCCAGAATGTCACCTGGAAACCCCGGTTCGGCAAGACGGAGGACTACCTGCTCAACTTCGGGATTACCCTGGTCAGCCAACTCACCAGCAGTTTCGACCTTAAAATGACGCTCGAGGGCCGCTACGACAGCCGTCCGCCCGTGCGTACGCCCGCTGTCAAACGCCAGGACTGGATGTTTTTCACCTCGGTTTC